The Streptomyces sp. NBC_00659 genomic interval ATGGTGCCGATGGTGCCGGGTGTGGCGCCGTGGTGTCGGGCGAGGACGACGAGGATCAGTACGAGCGCCTGGAAGACCAGGTTGCTGCAGGCGATCAGCAGGATGGCGGCACGGATGAGTGGGTGACGCCAGATCCAGCGCAGCCCCGCGATCGCCGCCCGCCACAGCGACTCCGAAGGTCGCCGGCGGCCGATCGACCGGTTCCGCGCAGAACCGAGATCATCGTCAATTACAAGTTGACGACGCTGCATCGTCAACTTAAGATTGACGCATGAGTCCACTCGACATCAGCCTCGCCGACCTGATCGCCCGACTCGACGAGGAACTTCCCGAAGCCGACGAACTGTCCCGCATCAGCGAAGCACGACTTCGCGCCCAGACACTGTCCGACCTCGGTGACCAACTCATCGACCACTACGTCAGCAAGGCCAAGCGGACCGGCGCGTCGTGGACGCAGATCGGCGACGCCATCGGGGTGTCCAAGCAGGCCGCCCAGCAACGCCACGCGCCCGCACCCTTCGAGCGGTTCACCAACCTGAACCGGCACAGCATCGTGCTGGCGCAGGAAGCCGCCCGGACGTACAAGCACGACTTCATCGGCACCGGACACCTCCTGCTCGGCCTGCTCGGCGAACCGCAGGGCATGGCGTACGAGTTGCTGCTCGCCAAAACCGAGTCGGAGCAGCGTGTCCGCGACGTGATCGAGGAGGCGATGCCGCCGGCCGGGGAGAAGGCGCTGCGGGGTCACATCGCGTTCCGTCCGGAGAGCAAGGAGGCCATCGAGCAGGCACGCCAGGCGTCGGTGGACCTCGGCCACGACTGGATCGGCACGGAACACATGCTGCTGGGCCTGATCCGCGCCGAGGAGAGCACGGCGGCGCAGGTCCTGCGCGGACTCGGCTTCACGCCGGACGAACTGCGCGAGACGGTCAGGACCGAGGTCGCCGAACGGCTGGCCCCGCGCGACCCGCAGTAGCGAAACGCTCAGCCGTTGCCGTTGCCGTTGCGGGGGCAGGGGCGGGCCCGGTTCGCCCCCGTCCGTCCCGCCCCCCATCTGTCCCGGCCCGATCCGGGGCGGACCGGCAGGATCACCTGACGTCGACGAAATCGCCCGTCGCCGTGGCCGGGCCGGTGGTGGAGGTGCCGGTGAAGAGGAAGCGGAAGTAGCCGTCCGCCTTGGCCGTTGTGGTGGTCTTCAGCGTTCCCTTGTTGCCACTGGTGACGGTCTTCAGAGTGGTGTAGGTGGTGCTGC includes:
- a CDS encoding Clp protease N-terminal domain-containing protein, translating into MSPLDISLADLIARLDEELPEADELSRISEARLRAQTLSDLGDQLIDHYVSKAKRTGASWTQIGDAIGVSKQAAQQRHAPAPFERFTNLNRHSIVLAQEAARTYKHDFIGTGHLLLGLLGEPQGMAYELLLAKTESEQRVRDVIEEAMPPAGEKALRGHIAFRPESKEAIEQARQASVDLGHDWIGTEHMLLGLIRAEESTAAQVLRGLGFTPDELRETVRTEVAERLAPRDPQ